CTTTTGGCGCACCACTTACCGTTCCTGCAGGAAAACAGGCTCTTATAACATCAAAGACATCTTTATTTTTCTTCAACTTGCCTCTTACATTCGAAACAATATGCATTACATGGGAATAACGCTCAATTGTCATAAGTTCATTGACTTCAACTGTCGATTTTTTTGCTACCCGTCCAACATCGTTTCTTCCAAGGTCAACAAGCATTATATGTTCAGCGCATTCTTTAGGGTCAGAAAGTAATTCCTTTTCTAATTTCCTGTCTTCCTTTTCATCTTTGCCCCTCCGCCTTGTTCCGGCAATAGGCCTCAACTCGATATTCCCTCTTTCTACTCTGACAAGAATTTCAGGAGATGAGCCAACAAGCGCAATATCCCCAAGTTTAAGATAATACATATAGGGCGATGGATTTATTACACGCAAGGCTCTATAAACATTGAAAGGATTCCCTTTGAAAGTGCAAGATAACCTTTGTGAGAGGACAACCTGAATTATGTCACCAGCTCTTATATATTTCTTTGCTCTTCTCACAATCTCTTCAAAAACTTCTTTTTTCATATTTGAAACAGGTTTTATTTGGCTAATCATTCTCCTTTTCTTTCTCTTATCAATCTTTCCGCTTCGCAATTTTTTTATAATGCGCTCAATTTTCTTTTTAGCATCCTGATATGCCTTCGAAGCATCTGAAAGATTTTTCACATAAGCATTGGCAACAACTTTAATCTTGTGGGAAAGGTTATCAAAAACGACTATTGTATCCATCAGCATAAAAATTGCATCATATACAGATAAAACATCTTTGGAATGGTCGCCTATCTTTTCAAAAAAACGGACAAAGTCATAACCGATAAATCCAACTGCACCGCCTGTAAATCTTGGCAATCCGCTAACCTTGACAGGTTTAAATTCTGACAAAATTTCCTTCACAATATCAAGAGGGTCATTTTTGAATGTGCATTTCCTTACCTGCCCATCTTTGATTATTTCAGCCAACTTTCCCTTGCTTCTGAATATGAGTTTTGGCGAAGAACCAAGAAATGAAAATCTTGCCCATTTTTCTCCGCCTTCGATGCTTTCAAAGAGGAAAGAATATTTATTATCATTTATCTTGCTGAATGCCGATACAGGCGTTTCAATATCGCCGTAAATTTCGCGATAGACAGGAATAAGATTGCCTTTCGTCGCTAATTTTTTAAATTCATTAAATTCAGGATAATACATTTTATTTTATTGATTCATCCGTTGTTTCATTCAATTCGTCTTCCTCAATTTTCTCGCCTATTATAGAAGTTCGAAGAAGAAGCTCGCCGATTTCTTTCTTCATCTTTTCGTTTTCTATAAGGAGGGATTCAACCTGCTTCTTCATCCTTTTCAGCTCTTTATCCCTATACATCTCAAGAGCTGAAACTCTTTTGTCAAGTTTATAGATTTTGTCCTCTACTTCATAGGCAGGAATGCAGGAAATTAGTGAGAGAAAATAACTAAACAGCAAAGAAATTATTAAAATTCTTAAATGTTTCATTTACGGCAACCTATAAAAATTTCAGATTTCATATCTCATAATATTGAAAAAAGTTTTCCAATCAACTCGTGCAATTTACTCCAATTCCCGGCATAATCAAAGTGTAAAATCAGATAAATACATTTTTTGGAAATTTCAAATGCTTCATTCAAAAATAGAGGCACAGCAGAATAGCCATCGCCTAATATAACCATCATTATGCCTACAAAAAAGACATTCAAAAATAGAACAACTGAAAACGAAAAAACTATTCCGTTGTTCAATATATCACTCTGTCCAAGATGAAAATCCTTAAAAAGAGCAGCTAAATGTTGTCCAAGAAAAAATCCCGTAATGAAAACAATATAAATGCCTGCACTTTTTATAAAAAATGGTTTGATTCCAGACACAACAATTGCAATGATAGGAAAACAATAGGGTGAAAGTTCAACTAAAAAATTTGAACGCGATACGCTAACCTGTCCCCCTTTTTTTGGATATACTGACAATGATTTTACATCTCCCAAAAAAAGTAATGAAAAAAAACCGTGGACAAGTTCATGGACAAGAACTTCTCCAACATCGACAAAATCATAACCAATCCATTTAACTAAATAGCGCAGGAGAAAATAAAAAATAATACCTGAAATAAACACAATGTTAATTGGGTTTATTAATAGAAATCGCTTTATTACCTCAAACAACGCAAGAGAAAAGATAACGCCTGCCGGCATTACAAAGAAAAATCCTATCAGATTTTTACTCATTGTTTTCATAGCCCAATATTTTATTTTACCAATCCTTCAAGTGCAAGTTATAATACTTGACCCGGGACCTTTTGATGTTTATAAAAATGAAAAGAATCTTTGGTAAATTATGGAAAAAAAAGAGATAGTAGAAAAAGTAATTACATTCCTCGAATTTCAAAAATCCTTGGGAGTTAAAAATTTTATCATAACTCCTTCTACTAAAGGGCAATCAGTAGAAAGTGCCTCCAAAAGCAAAAAGGAAATGTTGGATGAACTTCGCAGCACAATCGGCGAATGCATTGAATGCCGGCTTCACAAAGAAAGGACAAATCTTGTTTTTGGGGACGGTAATCCTGAAGCCAAAATAATGTTTGTGGGCGAAGCTCCGGGAAGAGATGAAGATATTCAAGGAAAGCCCTTTGTCGGAAGAGCGGGAAAACTTTTGACAGATATGATTAAAGCAATGGGCTTCAAAAGAGAAGAGGTATATATCGCAAATATT
This portion of the Candidatus Schekmanbacteria bacterium genome encodes:
- a CDS encoding uracil-DNA glycosylase, which gives rise to MEKKEIVEKVITFLEFQKSLGVKNFIITPSTKGQSVESASKSKKEMLDELRSTIGECIECRLHKERTNLVFGDGNPEAKIMFVGEAPGRDEDIQGKPFVGRAGKLLTDMIKAMGFKREEVYIANIIKCRPPQNRNPIKDEIEMCEPYLRKQIEIIKPKIIIALGTFAAQTLLKSEEKISQLRGKFAYYEDIKLLPTYHPAFLLRNPQKKKESWSDLKMVLTELGLPVPTVQKKK
- the trpE gene encoding anthranilate synthase component I, yielding MYYPEFNEFKKLATKGNLIPVYREIYGDIETPVSAFSKINDNKYSFLFESIEGGEKWARFSFLGSSPKLIFRSKGKLAEIIKDGQVRKCTFKNDPLDIVKEILSEFKPVKVSGLPRFTGGAVGFIGYDFVRFFEKIGDHSKDVLSVYDAIFMLMDTIVVFDNLSHKIKVVANAYVKNLSDASKAYQDAKKKIERIIKKLRSGKIDKRKKRRMISQIKPVSNMKKEVFEEIVRRAKKYIRAGDIIQVVLSQRLSCTFKGNPFNVYRALRVINPSPYMYYLKLGDIALVGSSPEILVRVERGNIELRPIAGTRRRGKDEKEDRKLEKELLSDPKECAEHIMLVDLGRNDVGRVAKKSTVEVNELMTIERYSHVMHIVSNVRGKLKKNKDVFDVIRACFPAGTVSGAPKVRAMEIIEELESEKRGPYAGAVGYFSFSGNMDTCITIRTLLFKDNKVYVQGGAGIVADSVPEREYTETMNKMKAMFEALKVSSEFDYE